One Entomomonas asaccharolytica DNA segment encodes these proteins:
- the trmD gene encoding tRNA (guanosine(37)-N1)-methyltransferase TrmD produces the protein MQFELITLFPEMFEAITGHGITGRAVKQGLMTLNCHNPRSYTHDRHHTVDDRPFGGGPGMVMKIAPLEAALLEAKKHVPPTTKVIYLSPQGNKLTQVAVQQLAKEQALILIAGRYEGIDERFIESFVDEEWSIGDYVLSGGELPAMVMIDAITRQLPGALGCNESAEQDSFMNGLLDYPHYTRPEVYNEQRVPAVLLSGNHEHIRRWRLQQALGRTWQRRADLLDSRSLSGEEQQLLAEYLDQQNDSKRIDG, from the coding sequence ATGCAATTTGAACTCATCACCCTTTTTCCTGAAATGTTTGAGGCTATTACTGGCCATGGCATTACAGGTCGTGCTGTAAAACAAGGACTAATGACCCTAAATTGTCATAATCCTAGAAGCTATACCCATGATCGTCATCATACGGTTGATGATCGTCCCTTTGGTGGTGGACCAGGTATGGTAATGAAAATAGCACCGCTTGAAGCGGCGTTATTAGAAGCAAAAAAACATGTACCACCAACAACAAAAGTAATTTATTTATCACCACAAGGTAATAAGCTAACACAGGTAGCTGTGCAACAGCTAGCTAAGGAACAAGCATTAATATTGATAGCAGGTCGCTATGAAGGTATTGATGAACGGTTTATAGAAAGCTTTGTGGATGAAGAATGGTCGATTGGTGACTATGTATTATCAGGCGGTGAGTTACCTGCTATGGTAATGATAGATGCCATTACACGTCAGTTACCAGGTGCATTGGGGTGTAATGAATCGGCAGAGCAAGATTCATTTATGAATGGCTTGCTAGATTATCCTCATTATACACGACCTGAAGTATATAATGAGCAACGTGTTCCAGCGGTACTACTTAGTGGTAACCATGAACACATCCGGCGCTGGCGTTTACAACAAGCTTTAGGGCGAACTTGGCAACGTCGGGCTGATCTTCTGGATAGCCGCTCGCTTTCTGGAGAAGAACAACAGCTGTTGGCTGAATACCTCGACCAACAGAACGATAGTAAACGTATCGATGGTTAG
- the rplS gene encoding 50S ribosomal protein L19, whose amino-acid sequence MTNKIIAQLEAEQMNKEIPAFAPGDTVVVQVRVVEGERTRLQAFEGVVIGKRNRGLNSAFTVRKISSGVGVERTFQTYSPIVDSITVKRRGDVRKAKLYYLRELSGKAARIKEKLAKQTQQQAAE is encoded by the coding sequence ATGACGAATAAAATTATTGCTCAGCTAGAAGCTGAACAAATGAACAAAGAAATTCCTGCATTTGCGCCAGGTGACACAGTAGTTGTACAAGTGCGTGTGGTAGAAGGTGAGCGTACACGTTTACAGGCTTTTGAAGGCGTTGTAATTGGTAAGCGTAACCGTGGTTTAAACAGTGCATTTACTGTTCGTAAAATTTCTAGTGGTGTTGGTGTAGAACGTACTTTCCAAACATATAGCCCAATCGTTGATAGTATTACTGTTAAACGTCGTGGTGATGTGCGTAAAGCGAAACTTTACTACTTACGTGAGCTTTCTGGTAAAGCAGCTCGTATTAAAGAAAAATTGGCTAAGCAAACTCAACAGCAAGCTGCTGAGTAA